The DNA window GTTGGTGCATGGGAAATCCAAATTAAAGGATAGAGCTGTTTTCACACCTCTTGAGGATGATCACAATACCAGCTCCAGCTGCTGTTTCTGTACTTGATCCATCGAACTTCAACTCCCACGGTTGAACTCCCACTCCACAAACTGGAAATACAACCTGTTCTCCAATAAACTCATCAAGTGAAGGATGATCAGCTAAAAAATCGACGATAGCTTGGCCTTTTATTGACTTTGGGGGTAATAGGTCAATGTAAACTCGGCCAATGCCAAAGACCATTTACCAATCCACCCCGAGAGAATGAGTCTATTAAGCATGTATTTAATCAAATCGGTTTTAGCCACCACAAACACTCTTGATTGAATCAAATAATGTCTTAACTTAGTACATGCATAATACAGTGTTAAGCATAGATTTTCAATCACAGGGTATTTCACCTCTACTAGAGTAAGGAATCGACTCAAATAATAGATGgcttgttcatttccttcatgaTTATTTTGAACTAGTAGACATCCAATTGATTTATGAGCAGCAGAGATGTATAATTTAAGGGGCATTCCATACCTGGGAGGCATAAGAACAGGTGGGTTAGATAAATATCTCTTGATCACATCAAAAGCTTTCTGATGCGACTCTTCCCATTTGAACTCCCCGCTGTCTTTAAGCTTCAACAGCTGTGAAAACTCATTTGTCTTCCCTGCAAGGTTAGGAATAAAACGCCTCAAGTAATTCACTTGCCCAAGGAAGCGTTGCAACTCTTTCTTGTTTCTAGGCGGATTTGCTTCCATAATAGCTTTGGCTTTGTTTTTATCCACTTCAACTCCCCTCTGATGTACAAGAAATCCCAAAAATTTTCCCGCTTTCACACCAAAGGCACATTTCAATGGATTTAACTTTAACTCATGTTGCCTCATTCGTTGAAAGCTTTTCCTCAAGTGTTCAATGTGATCAGCAGCTTGTTTGGATTTCACAACAATATCGTCTATATACACTTCAATATGATGTCCTATCATATCATGAAAGATCGAGTTCATAGCCCTTTGATACGTGGCTCCTGCGTTTTTTAGCCCGAATAGCATAACAAGCCATTCAAACGTACCAACCGCTCCTGGACATCTGAATGCAGTTTTGTGAGTGTCAGCTTCTGCTATTTTGATCTGATTGTAACCTGAGAATCCGTCCATGAAAGATAACAACTCATGCCTAGCCACTGAATCAATCAACATATCAGGTATTGGCATCACATATACATCTTTGGGAGTTGCACAGTTCAAGTCTCGGAAGTCGATGCATATTCTGACCTTGCCATTCTTTTTCATGACTGGCACAATATTCGAAAGCCATTCGGTATATCTGATTGGTTTTATAAACTTGGCCTTTAACAATTTCTCAACTTcttctttcactttcaactcGACTTCTTTTGACATGCGACGAGATGGCTGTTGAAATGGTTTGAAACCTTCTTTGAGTGGAAGTCGGTGTTCGACCAATTTCTGGTCCAATCCTGGCATGTCATCATAACTCCATGCAAAACAATCTCTGTACTCCTTCAAAGTACTGATCAAATCTTGCTTCAACTGCTCTCCCAATAGCTTACTCACATATACCACTTTTGGATTCTCAAGCTCCCCCAAGTTAATCTTTTCCAATGGGTCTTGAACTTCGTGTTGGCCATCTTCCATTTGAGATGGCTCCATCAACAACTCATCGACTTGGAGCTCATCCTCTTCGTACTCTTCTTCTTGGACAACTTCAGTTCCACAAGTGTCTCATGCTTCCTCTTCCTTTAGTTTATCCAGTACTTGCTGCACATGTGCCTTCCATATAGAGGTTGCAGCtacctctttttctttttggttCAAATCAATCATCAATCTCCTCAATCAGCGGCTGAATTATCGGCCTAGACGACACGATAACAGTAGGTTTGAGGATTCATTTCCAACACCAAGCTTGGAGTTGGTGTTTTCATGTACAGTGGGTTCTCTTTCTTGCCATTGCTACGGATTTTGATGAGCCCAAAATCCCCGTTGTAATATCTAGCCTCAACTGCACTTGCAGTTGTTTGAAACGGCTGTCCATCAGCTTCCACAACCTCCACATCATCCCCTTTCCAAAATAACAACAGTTGGTGCATTGAGGATGGGATGCACTGGTTTGCATGGATCCAGTCTCTGCCTAACAACGCTTGGAAGTTGGCGGAGGAGTTCACCACGAAAAATGCACATAACGATGACATATTCCCCACAGTAACATCAGCGGGGAGTACCCCAATGGTCTTGGTGGTTTCCCCTGTAAATGCAGCAACCGAAACTTCTGAAGGAATCAAGTCTTCTTCATTTTTGCCCAGATTTTTCAACATTCTTACTGGAAGAACATTCACAGCTGAGCCATTGTCAATCAAGACCCTAGATACTGGTTTTCCATTGACATGGGCCTTGATGTACAATGGCCTTATGTGCTTGGTCATGGCCGGTGTAGGTTTCTCAAGTATTACTTGTTGAGGCTTATTTGGGTGGCCCTCCTGGATAATCACTCTTGAACTCCCCTCAGGGAGTTTATTTGCATGCTCTTTCTTTTGCACTGATTCCTGAGGCATCAACTCCCGTCCTCTTtttccatcattttaaatcTCTCGAGTAGTATCACCACTCCTGTGGCACAATCCATGGTGATGTGAAATTCTCCAACGCAAAAATTAATTGTTTTTCTTGTTTGATCATCCTCTTCGCTTAACaaatcatcatcatcttcaacAAACTTATCCTCAGTATCCGATCTTCCAAACTTGGATTTACTCCCCACTGGCTCCATGGAGACTAGAACATCAATTGTGGGTTCATTTCTTAACTTAACGGACTCCTCTCTTCGTGCAATAGCTCTTTCTCTCAACAGCCGTCTCTTTTGAGTCCTAGTCGGTGGCCTAGGAAACTTTTTGTGTTGGGCCACTCTCCAAGACTCACTGAACTTCCCTCTAGCTGGAAGGACGTATCTGGGCTTTGCTCTCATGCTCTCAAGCATTTTTCCTTTTGAGATTTCATATGCACGCCGCTTTCTGTCTTGATCAGCTGATATTTTCCTGGTTTCCGCCCCTCGTGACTCAACTTCATATGCATTTCTACTGTCCGAGTATCTCTGAACCTGCTCACGAGATGATTCCCCTCTGAACTTTTGATTCTCATGTACTGGTCTTTCAAGGAAATGTCGGTTCCTCGGCCGATAGGCCGCGGATTCACCAACATTTCTAGGGAAACGCTGCTGAACTGCTCGTATTCGATCGGTATTATACCTTTCAGTAACTTCATACAGTTGACCCTTTGGGATCCAGCATTTCTTGACTATCCGCTCTTTCACTGCAAAGGATTGGTTTCTTCTCTCATTAAAAAGATCCCTCAAATCTGTCACATTCACATTGACCAAAGCTATTGAGGGGAAATGATCATCATCCACCACCATAGACTCCTGTTTGTTACGAAACTTCACGACTCCCTAGTTAATTCTGTCCTGCAAAATGTTCTTGAACGCCCAACAAGAGTTAGTAGCATGATTGTAGGAGTTGTGGTACTTACAATACTCTCGTCCTTTCAGCTCTTCTGTGGGTGGCACCCTGTGATCAGGTGGAAAAGTGATGAATTTTTCTTTTACCAAGAAATCAAAAACTTCCTCGGTCTTTGACACATCAAATGTATATTGCATGTCTTTGGGGAGTTGGGAGTTGTTCTTCTTTTCAATTTCTGCTGGCTTCTTTTTTAGCAGGGGAACTATGCAAGAACCAGCTGATCGAATTTCTGCCAATGCCACGTCTTCCATCTCCTGATAATATGACCCCATggcagttttcttcttgtatgaCTCTTCCCGCAAGAGTTCTTCGTATTCAGCCACTTTGGCGGCTATCTCAAAGAAATCTCTGAACTCCATACCTTGGAATTTCTTCCTTAATTCAAAATCGAGCCCCTTTTGTGCCATCTTTACGAACTCGGTCTCAGGTAGGAATACCTTGCACCTATTCTTTATCTTCTTGAACCTATCTATAAAATATTCCACGGACTCTCCTTTCTTTTGAGTGACTCTGGATAAGTCGGCAATGCACACTTCTGACTCTGTTCTATAGAATTGAATGTGAAATTGTCTTTCCATCTCTTGCCAACTAATCACTGAATTTCTGGGGAGTGAGGCATACCAAGCAAATGCAGTCCCAGTAAGGGAATTTGGGAATAGCCGCAACTTTAGATTGTTGAAGTTCTCTAAGTTGGCTAACTCCCCGCACTGGATGATGAATCTGGCTATGTGTTCCATGCTGGACTGGCCATCCTCCTCGGAGAATAAATTGAAATCATGAACTCTATAACCCCTTGGGTATGGGTTGTTCACGTCTATGTAGTCTGGATAGGGTTTGTGGAACTCTGGGCGACCAATATGTTTCAAGGCCGGCCCATATAGCTCTTGAACAGCCTCTCTCACCATTTCTGGATCAATCCCGTGCATGTTTCTAGCGGGGAGTTGGTGATGGTAGTAATTTGCCCCCCGAGCTTGCAACCCTGCATTTAAACCAAAATTACCTCCTGGGAAGCCCCCATCTACTCCTTGATAATCCATGTGTGACATATCTTCATACGCTCCCGGTTGGTATAGAGGATTGGTCACGCTGTACACTTGAGTAACTGGTTGTTTCGAGCTCCCCACTCCATGAACACGTGAATATGGCTGAGCCCTCCCACCTAAGGTTTCTTCTCTCTTGTGAGGTGGTGTATACCTTCTTTCTGGCTGATTCGGGAGAGTGAACTCCGGGCGGCGAGGATTGCCAGCCCTTGAGTTTCCAACTCCCTGGTCAACTGCAGGGACCTGGTTATTTCCCTGGACTTGGTTGCTCCCTTGGTTCCCTTCTTTCTCACTTATGCTCTGCTCTTTGTTGGTTGATTGGTTCGGTTTACCCAATACTGTCTTCAAGCAATCAGACACAGCCTTGGACAGTGCTTGTGATATTTCTTCAATCTTCATAGTAGTCAATTCTTCAACCAAATGGTTTGAAATATGAGCATACACCTCTGAAACATTACTTGGATGCAAATCCAACTCCCTGGTCGGCTCTTCAGCGGCCGGCTGCTCTGTCAGTGGAGCGTGAACCTCTTCCTGGCTTGGTTGAGACTCCCCATCCCCTTGATTGACGTTTTCTTTTCTCCTTGGCGGCATAGTGTGGGTCCCACCGGGCGTGCCAAAAATATGTTTGCACAATATTTGATTTGCGGGCGTGCCAGGTGCGAAAATGCACCGATTAttgtgaaaatgataaaaatctaacttctaaaaACAAACGATAATGAATTCTAAATTTGACCGTCGGTTctataacgtaccgtacttttactactaaaaatttgcggaaaaatttaaaattttcttaaacataaaataccctttgaattgatcaggtacaaaatttgctaaagaaaatatttgttcAAAGCATCAAAAATCAAGACAAAAATCAAGACATAAAAtcaaaacatgggcggtcctcgggtctagcctcccgctcagcccaagcctgctccttggtccccacctccagcctcctcataaacatcctcacctgcatcgatcaagtctag is part of the Primulina tabacum isolate GXHZ01 chromosome 18, ASM2559414v2, whole genome shotgun sequence genome and encodes:
- the LOC142533477 gene encoding uncharacterized protein LOC142533477; translation: MVVDDDHFPSIALVNVNVTDLRDLFNERRNQSFAVKERIVKKCWIPKGQLYEVTERYNTDRIRAVQQRFPRNVGESAAYRPRNRHFLERPVHENQKFRGESSREQVQRYSDSRNAYEVESRGAETRKISADQDRKRRAYEISKGKMLESMRAKPRYVLPARGKFSESWRVAQHKKFPRPPTRTQKRRLLRERAIARREESVKLRNEPTIDVLVSMEPVGSKSKFGRSDTEDKFVEDDDDLLSEEDDQTRKTINFCVGEFHITMDCATGVVILLERFKMMEKEDGKDELQVDELLMEPSQMEDGQHEVQDPLEKINLGELENPKVVYVSKLLGEQLKQDLISTLKEYRDCFAWSYDDMPGLDQKLVEHRLPLKEGFKPFQQPSRRMSKEVELKVKEEVEKLLKAKFIKPIRYTEWLSNIVPVMKKNGKVRICIDFRDLNCATPKDVYVMPIPDMLIDSVARHELLSFMDGFSGYNQIKIAEADTHKTAFRCPGAVGTFEWLVMLFGLKNAGATYQRAMNSIFHDMIGHHIEVYIDDIVVKSKQAADHIEHLRKSFQRMRQHELKLNPLKCAFGVKAGKFLGFLVHQRGVEVDKNKAKAIMEANPPRNKKELQRFLGQVNYLRRFIPNLAGKTNEFSQLLKLKDSGEFKWEESHQKAFDVIKRYLSNPPVLMPPRYGMPLKLYISAAHKSIGCLLVQNNHEGNEQAIYYLSRFLTLVEVVFPVCGVGVQPWELKFDGSSTETAAGAAEYEALVIGLEILKDLGARELLISGDSQLVLKQLSGEFKCTSLSLAPYYTAASQLLDDFEEVSLVHVPRQKNWEAEALAQVASGLKMSPELTHRLVLIQKKNHPSIQQRGIQVDTLNLDINLAGDWMDDM